Proteins from a genomic interval of Neisseria arctica:
- a CDS encoding UDP-2,3-diacylglucosamine diphosphatase — protein MNTQTIFISDLHLSADVPELNELFFHSLAEWRGKIDALYILGDFFDVWVGDDDENPFINSVVQALVDFTAETPVFIQHGNRDFLLGNAFAEKSGVQMLPEQYIAEIYGKPYLLVHGDELCTDDLAYQQFRLQSRNPMWQAAVLAKSLAERRMLAGQIRMMSEIKKAEDGKSEISDATEAGIQALLSQHRGKGIEVLIHGHTHRPAVHVHETEEGCVHRYVLQDWENGKGGYLSITSDGKISMHLLEK, from the coding sequence ATGAATACACAAACCATTTTTATTTCCGACTTGCACCTTTCCGCAGATGTGCCGGAATTAAACGAATTGTTTTTTCACTCTTTGGCAGAATGGCGAGGCAAAATCGACGCGCTCTATATCCTTGGCGATTTTTTCGATGTTTGGGTAGGAGACGATGACGAGAACCCGTTTATCAATAGTGTTGTTCAGGCTTTGGTAGATTTTACTGCCGAAACACCCGTATTTATCCAGCATGGTAACCGCGATTTTTTATTGGGTAATGCTTTTGCCGAGAAAAGTGGTGTACAGATGTTGCCTGAGCAGTATATAGCTGAGATTTACGGTAAACCTTATTTATTGGTACACGGCGATGAATTATGTACGGATGATTTGGCATACCAGCAATTCCGTCTGCAATCGCGCAATCCGATGTGGCAGGCTGCCGTTTTGGCCAAGTCCTTGGCAGAACGCCGTATGTTGGCCGGGCAAATACGTATGATGAGCGAAATCAAAAAAGCCGAAGACGGTAAAAGCGAAATCTCTGATGCCACTGAAGCCGGTATTCAAGCTTTGTTGAGCCAACATCGAGGTAAAGGCATTGAGGTATTGATTCACGGTCATACCCACCGCCCGGCAGTACATGTTCACGAGACAGAAGAAGGCTGTGTGCATCGTTATGTGCTGCAAGATTGGGAAAACGGCAAAGGCGGTTATTTGAGTATCACTTCAGACGGCAAGATAAGCATGCATCTGTTAGAGAAGTGA
- a CDS encoding ArsC family reductase, with product MIKIYGIPNCDTVKKARRWLEENQVAYEFIDFKKTPPDKALIEKWLADIPMEVLLNKRGTTWRKLDEAQKVSVENHDAAIALMVDQPSLIKRPIADIDGHYHAGFQIVDYESFFRK from the coding sequence ATGATAAAAATTTACGGCATTCCGAATTGCGATACGGTCAAAAAAGCCCGGCGCTGGTTAGAAGAAAACCAAGTGGCCTATGAATTTATTGATTTCAAAAAGACGCCGCCGGATAAGGCTTTAATTGAGAAATGGTTGGCAGATATTCCAATGGAAGTATTATTAAATAAGCGTGGTACTACTTGGAGAAAGCTTGATGAAGCACAGAAAGTATCAGTAGAAAACCATGATGCCGCCATTGCTTTAATGGTAGACCAACCCAGTTTAATCAAACGTCCCATAGCCGATATAGATGGCCATTATCATGCCGGTTTTCAGATTGTCGATTACGAATCATTTTTTAGAAAATAA